From a region of the Castanea sativa cultivar Marrone di Chiusa Pesio chromosome 10, ASM4071231v1 genome:
- the LOC142613944 gene encoding protein P21-like, with protein sequence MSLSKHLPIFFFLLITLLSALAHAARFNVRYNCPFTVWAAAVPSGGKRLNLGESWPLDVNASTKGARIWARTKCNFDGSGRFKCQTSDCGGLLHCKAYGATPNTLAEFALNQYQNLDYFDISLVDGFNVPMEFSPTSGGCTKGISCTTDINRHCPAKLKVQGGCNNPCTRFKTNEYCCYSRSCGPTIYSKFFKDRCPSAYSYPKDDATSLFTCNGGTNYKVVFCP encoded by the coding sequence ATGAGCCTCTCCAAACACCTAcccattttcttcttcctcttaaTAACTCTTTTGAGTGCCTTAGCCCATGCAGCCAGATTTAATGTAAGATACAATTGTCCCTTCACAGTCTGGGCAGCAGCCGTGCCCAGTGGTGGCAAGCGGCTCAACTTAGGCGAGTCTTGGCCCCTTGACGTCAATGCTAGCACAAAAGGGGCCCGCATTTGGGCTCGAACTAAATGCAATTTCGATGGTTCTGGGCGTTTCAAATGTCAAACCAGTGACTGTGGTGGACTTCTTCATTGCAAAGCCTATGGTGCAACTCCAAACACCCTTGCTGAATTTGCGCTAAACCAATATCAAAACTTGGATTACTTTGACATATCTCTTGTTGATGGGTTTAATGTTCCTATGGAATTTAGTCCCACCTCTGGCGGGTGCACCAAAGGAATAAGCTGCACCACTGATATCAATAGACACTGCCCGGCTAAATTGAAAGTTCAAGGTGGGTGTAACAATCCTTGTACTAGATTCAAGACCAATGAATATTGTTGCTATTCTAGAAGCTGTGGACCTACAATTTATTCCAAATTTTTCAAGGATCGGTGCCCGAGTGCTTACAGTTACCCTAAGGATGATGCAACAAGCCTATTTACTTGCAATGGCGGGACTAACTATAAGGTGGTGTTCTGCCCTTGA
- the LOC142613943 gene encoding protein P21-like, whose protein sequence is MSLSKHLPIFIFLLITLLSALAHAARFDISNNCPFTVWAAAVPGGGRQLNPRESWPLDVNAGTAGARIWARTGCNFDGSGRGQCQTGDCGGLLQCQAYGAPPNTLAEFALNQYQNLDFFDVSLVDGFNVPMEFSPTSGGCTKGIRCTADINGQCPAQLKAPGGCNNPCTVFKTDEYCCNSGNCGPTNYSKFFKDRCPSAYSYPKDDATSTFTCNGGTNYKVVFCP, encoded by the coding sequence ATGAGCCTCTCCAAACACCTACCCATTTTCATCTTCCTCTTAATAACTCTTTTAAGTGCCTTAGCCCATGCAGCCAGATTTGATATAAGCAACAATTGTCCCTTCACAGTCTGGGCAGCAGCCGTGCCCGGTGGTGGCAGGCAGCTCAACCCACGTGAGTCTTGGCCCCTTGACGTAAACGCTGGCACAGCAGGGGCTCGCATTTGGGCTCGAACTGGATGCAATTTCGATGGTTCTGGGCGTGGCCAATGTCAAACCGGTGACTGTGGTGGACTTCTTCAATGCCAAGCTTATGGTGCACCTCCAAACACCCTTGCCGAATTTGCGCTAAACCAATATCAAAACTTGGATTTCTTTGACGTATCTCTTGTTGATGGGTTTAATGTTCCTATGGAATTTAGTCCCACCTCTGGTGGGTGCACCAAAGGAATAAGATGCACCGCTGATATCAATGGACAGTGCCCAGCTCAATTGAAAGCTCCTGGTGGGTGTAACAATCCTTGTACTGTATTCAAGACCGATGAATATTGTTGCAATTCTGGAAACTGTGGACCCACAAATTATTCCAAATTTTTCAAGGATCGGTGCCCGAGTGCTTACAGTTATCCTAAGGATGATGCAACAAGCACATTTACTTGCAATGGTGGGACTAACTATAAGGTGGTGTTCTGCCCTTGA